The stretch of DNA GCTTGTCAAATCTGAAGGAATAATAATTTCCACCATCCGTTTTTCTGAAACAGGAATCATTGCAAAAATTTTCACGCATTCGCATGGAATATTGTCATTTTACGTAAAAGGAGTTTATGGTCGTAACGCAGCACTGAAGCCATCCTATTTTTTCCCAATGACGTTGGTGGCACTTGACTTTTATTATTATCCCAATAAAAATTTACTCAAAATTAAAGAACTACGACCGCTTATATTTACTCTCAGCCTCGACTGGAATACAACCAAATCTCCGCTCCTGGTTATTGTTGCTGAACTGATAAACAGGTGTGTAAAGGAAGTAGAAAAAAATGAACCTCTTTTTGACTTTCTCAGAAATTTCATCAATTTGATCAATACAGAGAAACCTGATAAAAATCCCAATCTTCTTGTTTTTTTTATGGTTCATTTATCTCAGTACCTTGGCTTTTTCCCTCAAAACAATTTCTCTGATCAAAAATGCATTTTCGACCTGAAATCCGGAAATTTTGTTGAAAATGAGCTCGATTCGGCTTTTTGTTTGTCTCCTTCAGAAAGCAAATGGCTGTCTGTCATTTTAC from Sphingobacteriales bacterium encodes:
- the recO gene encoding DNA repair protein RecO is translated as MLVKSEGIIISTIRFSETGIIAKIFTHSHGILSFYVKGVYGRNAALKPSYFFPMTLVALDFYYYPNKNLLKIKELRPLIFTLSLDWNTTKSPLLVIVAELINRCVKEVEKNEPLFDFLRNFINLINTEKPDKNPNLLVFFMVHLSQYLGFFPQNNFSDQKCIFDLKSGNFVENELDSAFCLSPSESKWLSVILRSDIINSDKYILPGEIRKNLINHLIIYYQIHIEGFKGLRSLEIYRKVFDSQ